In Halapricum desulfuricans, a single window of DNA contains:
- a CDS encoding glycosyltransferase — protein MIEFLLSNPLVGTVVLGLWIALVLYGLSALWWLFETVVLARGGSVGPDDVEWDLSDVQVRVMTIDAEAVVQGTVASIPDEIEDVHVVAEAPIDVDGAAVHVVPESFECAATNKGRAVEWARRNVPCSKEYVLYLDEDTIVTDFHGLQDADVVQFTEKPLYTGSRIAYLSEVFRVGYQFEQFGFHRLRYPLYAWGGGVAIRKSLEDTITWDRATITEDTNFIWKAADQRDISFAVLDTRFRNQAPPSIRSMIKQRRRWISGTRADGGLLPLRYRPLYHTRIVAWALSPLVPFLVVAAVAFPGTAPGMGYYELFSLALLGMLFVYMLAGSFGYRKSPLLWPLYLALTPVAFVPHSLGALWGLLSPVETFEVTEKVEPETVEAVNDDLSEGDIADHDGTGRLRDRSGFDSSLFGDD, from the coding sequence ATGATCGAGTTCCTCCTCTCGAACCCGCTCGTGGGCACGGTCGTGCTCGGGTTGTGGATCGCGCTCGTTCTCTACGGCTTGTCCGCGCTGTGGTGGCTGTTCGAGACCGTTGTCCTCGCTCGGGGCGGCTCCGTCGGGCCCGACGACGTCGAGTGGGACCTCTCGGACGTGCAGGTGCGGGTCATGACGATCGACGCCGAAGCCGTCGTGCAGGGGACGGTCGCGTCGATCCCGGACGAGATCGAGGACGTCCACGTCGTCGCGGAGGCCCCGATCGACGTCGACGGTGCGGCCGTCCACGTCGTCCCGGAATCGTTCGAGTGTGCAGCGACCAACAAGGGCCGTGCGGTCGAGTGGGCCAGGCGCAACGTCCCCTGCTCGAAGGAGTACGTCCTGTACCTGGACGAGGACACGATCGTCACTGACTTCCACGGTCTCCAGGACGCCGATGTCGTCCAGTTCACCGAAAAGCCGCTGTACACCGGCTCGCGGATCGCCTATCTCAGTGAAGTGTTTCGCGTCGGCTACCAGTTCGAGCAGTTCGGGTTTCACCGTCTGCGGTACCCGCTGTACGCGTGGGGCGGGGGCGTGGCAATCCGAAAATCCCTAGAGGACACGATCACGTGGGACCGGGCGACGATCACCGAGGACACGAACTTCATCTGGAAGGCCGCCGACCAACGTGACATTTCCTTTGCAGTGCTCGACACCCGATTCAGAAATCAGGCACCGCCGTCGATCCGGTCGATGATCAAACAGCGCCGCCGGTGGATCTCCGGGACGCGCGCGGACGGGGGGCTATTGCCGCTCCGGTATCGGCCGCTGTATCACACCCGGATCGTCGCCTGGGCGCTGTCACCGCTGGTTCCGTTTCTTGTCGTGGCCGCGGTGGCTTTCCCCGGAACGGCCCCCGGGATGGGTTACTACGAGCTGTTCTCGCTCGCGCTACTGGGGATGCTGTTCGTGTATATGCTCGCGGGTTCGTTCGGGTACCGGAAGTCGCCGCTTTTGTGGCCGCTGTATCTCGCGTTGACGCCGGTGGCGTTCGTCCCCCACTCGCTGGGCGCGCTCTGGGGCTTGCTCAGCCCCGTCGAGACGTTCGAGGTGACCGAAAAAGTCGAACCGGAGACTGTAGAAGCCGTCAACGACGACCTCAGCGAGGGAGATATCGCCGACCACGACGGGACCGGGCGACTCAGGGACCGGAGCGGCTTCGATTCGTCCCTGTTCGGTGACGATTGA
- a CDS encoding DUF5828 family protein, translated as MSEMEESVSGFKIRGGWAAIVEHGERLTRALKDIARQDDVEVDSEALEEFDEWRPKSHERLDEDVSEKTAEQASVDEGEGERKGKGPDEDLQTAGEKLSESYENLDDPDEAVDKWGESIDYVARAADSAGRKAIRKVEDTVYQNVMTQLAPYYFDNELISANVRRVSDDDPEYVFEINVNDDDLKIRVSNQLADYEQELDRWHIDAEKETETPEAAEGIEVPNRNHDDADPTNT; from the coding sequence ATGTCTGAGATGGAAGAGAGCGTCTCCGGGTTCAAGATCCGGGGCGGCTGGGCGGCGATCGTCGAGCACGGCGAGCGACTCACGCGGGCGCTGAAAGACATCGCCCGACAGGACGACGTCGAGGTCGATAGCGAGGCCCTCGAGGAGTTCGACGAGTGGCGGCCCAAGAGCCACGAGCGGCTCGACGAGGACGTCAGCGAGAAGACAGCCGAACAGGCAAGCGTCGACGAGGGCGAAGGCGAAAGGAAGGGCAAAGGCCCGGACGAGGACCTCCAGACGGCCGGCGAGAAGCTCAGCGAGTCCTACGAGAACCTGGACGATCCCGACGAGGCCGTCGACAAGTGGGGCGAGTCGATCGACTACGTCGCCCGGGCGGCCGATTCCGCCGGCCGGAAGGCGATCCGGAAGGTCGAGGACACGGTCTATCAGAACGTGATGACCCAGCTCGCGCCCTACTACTTCGACAACGAGCTAATCAGCGCCAACGTCAGGCGCGTCAGCGACGACGACCCCGAGTACGTCTTCGAGATCAACGTCAACGACGACGACCTGAAGATCAGGGTGTCGAACCAGCTGGCCGACTACGAGCAGGAACTCGACCGCTGGCACATCGACGCCGAGAAGGAGACCGAGACGCCGGAAGCCGCCGAGGGTATCGAGGTTCCCAACCGGAACCACGACGACGCCGACCCGACGAACACCTGA
- a CDS encoding type 1 glutamine amidotransferase domain-containing protein yields MVSALLIVSEHGYWGEECIEPLTTLDDAGVDVTVATPSGSPAVLDERSVDPDEVDEELAERVREVHENDERLNDPEPLAGVDPAAFDAVVFPGGHGTEWDVNQDRHAREALRTAVEGEDGKAMTVCHAVGILAFTRDSDGDVLAAGRSVTGFPNEWEEGIVDEHDRMPDGRKLPYWVEDEVKAVGADWNARLEQDTSVTVDGDLVTARGPPSSATAARTLLDELGVEYDG; encoded by the coding sequence ATGGTATCCGCACTGTTGATCGTCAGCGAACACGGCTACTGGGGCGAGGAATGTATCGAGCCGCTCACGACGCTCGACGACGCCGGCGTCGACGTCACGGTCGCGACGCCGTCGGGGAGTCCGGCCGTCCTCGACGAGCGATCGGTCGACCCGGACGAGGTCGACGAGGAGCTGGCCGAGCGCGTCCGCGAGGTCCACGAGAACGACGAGCGCCTGAACGATCCCGAACCGCTCGCCGGGGTCGATCCGGCTGCCTTCGACGCGGTCGTCTTCCCCGGCGGCCACGGCACGGAGTGGGACGTCAACCAGGACAGGCACGCCCGAGAAGCCCTGCGGACGGCCGTCGAGGGCGAGGACGGGAAGGCGATGACCGTCTGTCACGCGGTCGGGATCCTCGCGTTCACGCGGGACAGCGACGGCGACGTCCTCGCGGCAGGGCGATCGGTCACGGGCTTCCCCAACGAGTGGGAGGAGGGCATCGTCGACGAACACGACCGGATGCCCGACGGCCGCAAACTCCCCTACTGGGTCGAAGACGAGGTCAAGGCAGTCGGGGCCGACTGGAACGCCCGACTCGAGCAGGACACCAGCGTCACCGTCGATGGGGACCTCGTGACCGCGCGAGGACCACCGTCCTCTGCGACTGCGGCACGGACGCTGCTCGACGAACTGGGTGTCGAGTACGACGGCTGA
- the upp gene encoding uracil phosphoribosyltransferase, whose translation MTIEDRGEAKVITHALAKHTLTQLRSVETEQVAFRKGLVKLGRICGYEIIDGVMETAYETVQTPLTETTGERVVGMDDVVIINVLRAATPFVEGLLKAFPRARQGVISASRDEAGGMDDAGEFDIEVDYVKLPEIHPEDTVIVADPMLATGSTMATVLEHVQGMGDPERLLVLAAVSAPEGLVRLNEQFPDVEVLSVAVDDHLDEDGYIVPGLGDAGDRAFRTT comes from the coding sequence ATGACCATCGAAGACCGCGGCGAGGCGAAAGTTATCACGCACGCGCTCGCGAAACACACGCTCACACAGTTACGAAGCGTCGAGACCGAGCAGGTCGCCTTCCGGAAAGGACTCGTGAAGCTCGGGCGGATCTGTGGCTACGAGATTATCGACGGCGTCATGGAGACGGCCTACGAAACCGTCCAGACGCCGCTGACCGAGACGACCGGCGAGCGCGTCGTCGGCATGGACGACGTCGTGATCATCAACGTGCTCCGGGCGGCGACGCCGTTCGTCGAGGGGCTGCTCAAGGCCTTTCCCCGGGCGCGTCAGGGCGTCATCTCCGCCAGTCGTGACGAAGCCGGCGGGATGGACGACGCCGGCGAGTTCGACATCGAGGTCGACTACGTGAAACTCCCCGAGATCCACCCCGAGGACACGGTCATCGTCGCCGATCCGATGCTCGCGACCGGGTCGACAATGGCGACCGTTCTCGAGCACGTCCAGGGGATGGGCGACCCCGAACGGCTGCTCGTGCTCGCGGCCGTCAGCGCTCCCGAAGGGCTGGTCCGGCTGAACGAGCAGTTCCCCGACGTCGAGGTCCTGTCGGTCGCCGTCGACGATCACCTCGACGAGGACGGCTACATCGTCCCCGGACTGGGCGACGCCGGCGACCGGGCGTTTCGGACGACCTGA
- a CDS encoding IS630 family transposase: MIPSCWGFFDEAWPQPFENSQRLWSFDRTVTIAKPLVTFPWRSIGFYALTGQSVITFKKRLVKETIVEALEEIREQNPRGRILLVADNYGSHHAKLTQQRADELGIEFVFIPPYSPTLNAIEPLWKDLKRDISPEIFDDKDNFREFLTETFHRLSQQVSFASDWIETFLPDVQKLR, encoded by the coding sequence ATGATCCCGTCGTGTTGGGGTTTTTTCGATGAAGCGTGGCCTCAACCGTTCGAGAATTCACAGCGACTCTGGTCGTTTGATCGGACGGTCACGATCGCAAAACCGCTAGTGACGTTTCCATGGCGGTCGATCGGTTTCTACGCGCTGACTGGTCAAAGTGTGATTACGTTCAAAAAGCGGTTAGTCAAAGAGACAATCGTCGAGGCGTTAGAGGAGATCCGCGAGCAGAATCCGCGGGGCCGGATTCTGCTCGTGGCCGATAACTACGGCTCTCACCATGCGAAACTCACACAGCAACGGGCCGACGAACTCGGCATCGAGTTCGTCTTCATTCCGCCGTATTCACCGACATTGAACGCAATCGAACCGCTCTGGAAAGACCTCAAACGAGATATCTCTCCTGAAATCTTCGATGACAAAGACAACTTTCGAGAGTTCCTCACCGAGACATTCCACCGGTTGAGTCAGCAGGTCAGCTTCGCTAGTGATTGGATCGAGACGTTCCTCCCAGATGTCCAGAAGTTACGCTGA
- a CDS encoding IS630 family transposase, which translates to MSEEELEQAIEDAQSADETRLVRRLCFIKNLYQGDTRKQAGRRVGISRSTTRRWARAWNDDGVEGLRPRFGGGRPPKLTPTQFDELCGILEEDQPWTPQAIHALIEDRYDVTYHPAHLSRKLRAAGMNYAKPRPMDPRSPADADEILAERLTEALGEDDHDTEEDDPVVLGFFR; encoded by the coding sequence TTGTCGGAAGAAGAGCTTGAGCAGGCTATCGAAGATGCACAGTCGGCGGACGAGACCCGTCTCGTCCGGCGGCTGTGTTTCATCAAGAATCTCTATCAGGGCGATACCCGCAAGCAGGCGGGCCGACGCGTCGGAATCTCCCGATCTACGACGCGTCGATGGGCTCGCGCGTGGAATGATGACGGTGTAGAGGGACTCCGCCCGCGCTTCGGCGGCGGCCGGCCGCCGAAGCTCACTCCCACGCAGTTCGATGAACTCTGTGGTATCCTCGAAGAGGATCAACCCTGGACACCGCAAGCCATTCACGCCCTAATCGAAGACCGCTACGATGTCACCTACCACCCGGCGCATCTCAGCCGGAAACTTCGTGCCGCGGGCATGAACTACGCCAAGCCGCGGCCGATGGATCCGCGTAGTCCGGCTGACGCAGATGAGATTCTCGCCGAGCGCCTGACTGAGGCGCTCGGCGAGGACGACCACGATACCGAGGAGGATGATCCCGTCGTGTTGGGGTTTTTTCGATGA
- a CDS encoding CRISPR-associated protein Cas4: MHAFRDVATAAYCPRKLYYRRRDPDVGESIPDRVRGRRELAFEYDRLVTDDAALRAAPIEVTPTTFRSRIGCHKAGLDAWDELADPPASEVMLEGKDARGIAHKVLETPLAPSLVFTGRPPEQGVWEPQSVRLVAAALALSWERERSVERAFAEYPAYGVIREIELSARRRSQYRAALRTAESIDGPPKRTENREKCQACEYREGCGVKTRSLRTLLS, translated from the coding sequence ATGCACGCGTTTCGTGACGTGGCGACGGCGGCCTACTGCCCGCGGAAACTCTACTATCGGCGGCGCGATCCGGACGTCGGCGAGTCGATCCCCGACCGCGTTCGGGGCCGTCGAGAACTGGCGTTCGAGTACGACCGGCTCGTGACCGACGACGCCGCACTGCGGGCCGCGCCGATCGAGGTGACGCCGACGACCTTCCGGTCCCGGATCGGCTGTCACAAGGCCGGGCTGGACGCCTGGGATGAACTCGCCGACCCGCCGGCCAGCGAGGTCATGCTCGAGGGGAAGGACGCTCGTGGCATCGCTCACAAGGTGCTGGAGACGCCGCTGGCCCCGTCGCTGGTCTTCACCGGGCGACCGCCCGAACAGGGCGTCTGGGAGCCGCAGTCGGTGCGTCTCGTCGCGGCCGCGCTGGCGCTGTCGTGGGAACGCGAACGGTCAGTCGAGCGCGCCTTCGCGGAGTATCCGGCCTACGGCGTGATCCGCGAGATCGAACTCTCGGCCCGGCGGCGGTCGCAGTACCGGGCCGCACTCCGGACCGCCGAGTCGATCGACGGGCCGCCGAAACGGACCGAGAACCGCGAGAAGTGCCAGGCCTGCGAGTACCGCGAGGGATGCGGCGTCAAAACGCGGTCGCTCCGGACGCTGCTGAGCTGA
- a CDS encoding L-threonylcarbamoyladenylate synthase yields MSDLEAAVEAIEAGELVVYPTETVYGLGADALDPDAVERVFAAKGRDREEPVSMAVPDLHAAIEYTAPTATERAFMHEFLPGPVTVLVERRDMVPDILTAGREQVGIRVPDHPLALDLLEQVAPITATSANVSGRPSVRRVADLDSITDSAEVVLDGGETGGTGSTVVDVETGEIHRRGPDADAIEAWLADR; encoded by the coding sequence ATGAGCGACCTCGAAGCGGCCGTCGAGGCGATCGAAGCCGGCGAACTGGTCGTCTACCCGACCGAGACCGTCTACGGACTTGGCGCGGACGCGCTCGATCCTGACGCCGTCGAGCGGGTGTTCGCAGCGAAGGGGCGCGACCGCGAGGAGCCGGTCTCGATGGCCGTTCCCGACCTGCACGCCGCGATCGAGTACACCGCGCCGACGGCCACCGAGCGGGCGTTCATGCACGAGTTCCTCCCCGGGCCGGTGACGGTGCTGGTCGAGCGTCGCGACATGGTCCCGGATATCCTCACCGCGGGCCGCGAGCAGGTCGGGATCCGCGTGCCCGACCACCCGCTCGCGCTCGACCTGCTGGAACAGGTCGCGCCGATCACGGCCACGAGCGCGAACGTCAGCGGCCGGCCCAGCGTCCGGCGGGTCGCCGACCTCGATTCGATCACCGACTCGGCCGAAGTCGTCCTCGACGGCGGCGAGACCGGCGGGACTGGAAGCACGGTCGTCGACGTCGAGACCGGCGAGATCCACCGCCGCGGTCCCGACGCCGACGCGATCGAGGCGTGGCTGGCCGACCGATAG
- the pyrE gene encoding orotate phosphoribosyltransferase — MDTQRLIDALRETEAVRFGEFELSHGGTSDYYVDKYVFETDPTSLSLIAEAFAESLGDGDTKLAGVALGAVPLVAVTSVETGRPYVIARKQRKEYGTANLIEGGLEAGEEVVIIEDIATTGQSAIDAAEALREAGAVVERVLVVVDREEGAAANLAEHDLRLEALVTASELLADR; from the coding sequence ATGGACACCCAGCGACTCATCGACGCGTTACGCGAGACCGAGGCGGTCCGTTTCGGCGAGTTCGAACTGTCCCACGGTGGGACCAGCGACTACTACGTCGACAAGTACGTCTTCGAGACCGACCCGACGAGCCTGTCACTGATCGCCGAGGCCTTCGCCGAGTCGCTCGGCGACGGCGATACCAAACTCGCCGGGGTCGCGCTGGGCGCGGTCCCGCTGGTCGCGGTCACGAGCGTCGAGACCGGCCGGCCGTACGTCATCGCGCGCAAGCAGCGCAAGGAGTACGGCACCGCGAACCTGATCGAGGGCGGCCTCGAAGCGGGCGAGGAGGTCGTCATCATCGAGGACATCGCCACCACGGGTCAGAGCGCGATCGATGCCGCCGAGGCGCTGCGCGAGGCCGGGGCCGTCGTCGAGCGCGTGCTCGTCGTCGTCGACCGCGAGGAGGGCGCGGCCGCAAACCTCGCAGAACACGACCTCCGACTGGAGGCGCTGGTGACCGCCTCCGAGTTGCTGGCCGATCGCTGA
- the serA gene encoding phosphoglycerate dehydrogenase: protein MNVVVADAVDDAGLARLRQAGHDIELATDADREELLEIVADAHALIVRSGTTVDEELLDAAPELVVVGRAGIGIDNVDVEAATDRGVVVANAPESNVRATAEHTIALAFAAGRKIPQGHMQLKDGYWAKGDILGSEFNGKTLGVVGLGRIGQEVAKRLGNLEMDLVAYDPYLSEERARQLGAELVDDIETCFEKADFVTLHTPKTAETEHFVDEELLSKLEDGYLINCARGGIVDESALAEAVEDGTLYGAAVDVFDSEPVEPDNPLLAAENVIVTPHIAASSESAKQNVSISIADQILAAFEGDIVTNAVNAPSAGEGVYPVIRPYVKIAETAGKVAMQLLGGHVESVEITYTGDITEENVDVVTASALQGVFSPLEWQANAINAERIAEERGVEVTESKTRQVEDFNNLVTVEVSDGEHTVTVDGTQFADDDPRIVRIQGYRVEAIPHGHMLVVRNRDEPGVIGYIGSVMGESDINIAGMFNNRQSRGGEALTVYNLDSAPGEDLLDELNDDDRIIEATHISLDNGE from the coding sequence ATGAACGTCGTAGTTGCGGACGCCGTCGACGACGCGGGGCTGGCACGGTTGCGCCAGGCGGGCCACGACATCGAACTGGCCACGGACGCCGACCGCGAGGAACTGCTCGAGATCGTCGCCGACGCACACGCACTGATCGTCCGGTCCGGGACGACCGTCGACGAGGAACTACTCGACGCCGCGCCCGAACTGGTCGTCGTCGGGCGCGCGGGCATCGGCATCGACAACGTCGATGTCGAAGCGGCGACCGACCGCGGGGTCGTCGTCGCAAACGCGCCCGAAAGCAACGTCCGGGCGACCGCCGAGCACACCATCGCGCTGGCGTTCGCCGCCGGGCGCAAAATCCCACAGGGCCACATGCAACTGAAGGACGGCTACTGGGCGAAAGGCGACATCCTCGGGTCGGAGTTCAACGGCAAGACGCTGGGCGTCGTCGGGCTCGGCCGGATCGGTCAGGAGGTGGCCAAGCGCCTCGGCAACCTGGAGATGGATCTGGTCGCCTACGATCCGTATCTCAGCGAGGAGCGGGCCCGACAGCTGGGCGCCGAACTGGTCGACGACATCGAGACCTGTTTCGAGAAGGCGGACTTCGTCACGCTGCACACGCCGAAGACGGCCGAGACGGAGCATTTCGTCGACGAGGAACTACTGTCGAAACTCGAGGACGGCTACCTGATCAACTGCGCACGCGGCGGGATCGTCGACGAGTCGGCTCTGGCGGAGGCAGTCGAGGACGGAACCCTCTACGGGGCGGCCGTCGACGTCTTCGACAGCGAGCCGGTCGAGCCGGACAACCCGCTGCTCGCGGCCGAGAACGTGATCGTGACGCCGCACATCGCCGCCAGCAGCGAGTCGGCGAAACAGAACGTCTCGATCAGCATCGCCGATCAGATCCTCGCGGCGTTCGAGGGCGACATCGTCACCAACGCGGTCAACGCCCCCTCGGCCGGCGAGGGCGTCTACCCGGTGATCCGACCGTACGTCAAGATCGCCGAGACCGCCGGTAAGGTCGCGATGCAGTTGCTCGGCGGTCACGTCGAATCGGTCGAGATCACGTACACCGGGGACATCACCGAGGAGAACGTCGACGTCGTGACCGCCAGCGCCCTGCAGGGCGTGTTCTCGCCGCTGGAGTGGCAGGCCAACGCAATCAACGCCGAGCGCATCGCCGAGGAGCGCGGCGTCGAGGTCACCGAATCGAAGACCCGGCAGGTCGAGGACTTCAACAACCTCGTGACCGTCGAGGTCAGCGACGGCGAGCACACCGTCACCGTCGATGGCACGCAGTTCGCCGACGACGACCCGCGGATCGTCCGCATCCAGGGTTACCGCGTGGAGGCGATTCCCCACGGCCACATGCTCGTGGTACGCAACCGCGACGAGCCCGGCGTCATCGGGTACATCGGCTCGGTCATGGGCGAGTCCGACATCAACATCGCGGGCATGTTCAACAACCGCCAGTCCCGCGGCGGCGAGGCTCTGACCGTCTACAACCTCGATAGCGCGCCGGGCGAGGACCTGCTTGACGAGCTCAACGACGACGACCGCATCATCGAGGCGACGCACATCTCGCTCGACAACGGCGAGTGA
- a CDS encoding uracil-DNA glycosylase, with protein MDANQESPYNPFGMDESCQNCPELAESRSRVVHGYGDVSAEFAFVGGYPDAGADEAGIPFMGAGRETILDILRATGFTDSPPETTEPELDNVVLTYAARCHHPDREPTDEEFSACEPYLTSELRMINPEIIVAVGQHALEALAWEYTTRSAEEFDVEAEHASTVRGRGFEIVPMIEPREQTDAETEALIEHLLGILDRDYRQTKGRRGR; from the coding sequence ATGGACGCAAACCAGGAGTCCCCGTACAACCCCTTCGGGATGGACGAGTCGTGTCAGAACTGTCCCGAACTGGCCGAGAGCCGATCGCGGGTCGTCCACGGGTACGGCGACGTGAGCGCGGAGTTCGCCTTCGTCGGCGGGTATCCCGACGCCGGAGCCGACGAGGCCGGGATTCCCTTTATGGGTGCGGGTCGAGAGACGATCCTCGATATCCTGCGGGCGACCGGATTCACCGACTCGCCACCGGAGACGACCGAGCCGGAACTGGACAACGTCGTGCTGACCTACGCCGCGCGGTGTCACCATCCCGATCGGGAGCCGACCGACGAGGAGTTCAGCGCCTGCGAGCCGTATCTGACGAGCGAACTGCGGATGATCAACCCCGAGATCATCGTCGCCGTCGGCCAGCACGCCCTGGAGGCGCTGGCCTGGGAGTACACCACTCGCAGCGCCGAGGAGTTCGACGTCGAGGCCGAACACGCGAGCACGGTCCGCGGACGCGGGTTCGAGATCGTCCCCATGATCGAACCCCGCGAGCAGACTGACGCCGAGACCGAGGCGCTGATCGAGCACCTGCTCGGGATTCTGGACCGGGATTACAGACAGACGAAAGGACGGCGCGGGCGCTGA
- the aroC gene encoding chorismate synthase yields MNGNSFGRLFQVTTYGESHGEAMGCTVSGVPAGVELDEDDIQKDLDRRKPGQSMITTSRDEPDAVSIKSGLQDGYTTGTPIGMVIQNKDARSGKYEPFVTAPRPSHGDFTYSAKFGTRNWGGGGRSSARETVNWVAAGAIAKQVLEQSEYDVRIKAHVCQLGDVEAPEVSFEQILEHSEENEVRCADPETAERMRELADQYQTEGDSIGGAIYFEMRGVPRGLGAPRFDSFPSRMAQLMYSIPAVNDFEYGIGREARTTAGSEYNEDWEFEGESRSDSEPSSGDEPRDNGDPVPVGNDHGGIQGGITTGDPIYGEVSWHPPVSIPKKQETVDWETGERKEIQVVGRHDPTLPPRAVPVVEALLYSTVLDFMLLGGRLNPDRLDDRPGEYDTDYHPSSPVTDPDDADTHAETVDEE; encoded by the coding sequence ATGAACGGTAACAGCTTCGGTCGGCTCTTCCAGGTGACGACCTACGGGGAGAGCCACGGCGAGGCGATGGGGTGTACCGTCTCGGGCGTGCCGGCGGGCGTCGAACTCGACGAGGACGACATCCAGAAAGACCTCGACCGGCGCAAGCCGGGTCAGTCGATGATCACGACCTCGCGGGACGAACCGGACGCCGTCTCGATCAAGTCGGGCCTGCAGGACGGCTACACGACGGGGACGCCGATCGGGATGGTCATCCAGAACAAGGACGCCCGCTCTGGCAAGTACGAACCGTTCGTCACCGCGCCCCGGCCCAGCCACGGCGATTTCACCTACTCGGCGAAGTTCGGCACCCGGAACTGGGGCGGCGGCGGCCGTTCGTCCGCCCGCGAGACGGTCAACTGGGTCGCCGCCGGCGCGATCGCGAAGCAGGTGCTCGAACAGAGCGAGTACGATGTCCGGATCAAGGCCCACGTCTGCCAGCTGGGCGACGTCGAGGCCCCCGAGGTCTCCTTCGAGCAGATCCTCGAGCACAGCGAGGAGAACGAAGTGCGGTGTGCCGACCCCGAGACGGCCGAGCGGATGCGCGAGCTGGCCGACCAGTACCAGACAGAGGGCGACTCCATCGGCGGCGCGATCTACTTCGAGATGCGCGGCGTCCCGCGGGGACTTGGCGCGCCGCGGTTCGACAGCTTCCCCTCGCGGATGGCCCAGCTCATGTACTCGATCCCCGCCGTCAACGACTTCGAGTACGGCATCGGCCGCGAGGCCCGGACGACCGCCGGCAGCGAGTACAACGAGGACTGGGAATTCGAGGGCGAGTCGCGAAGCGACTCGGAACCGTCGAGCGGCGACGAGCCGCGAGACAACGGCGACCCCGTTCCTGTCGGCAACGACCACGGCGGGATCCAGGGCGGGATCACGACCGGTGATCCCATCTACGGCGAGGTGAGCTGGCACCCGCCGGTCTCGATCCCGAAAAAGCAGGAGACCGTCGACTGGGAGACCGGCGAGCGCAAGGAGATCCAGGTCGTCGGCCGCCACGACCCGACGCTGCCGCCGCGAGCGGTCCCGGTCGTCGAGGCACTGCTGTACAGCACGGTGCTCGACTTCATGCTGCTCGGCGGGCGGCTCAACCCCGACCGGCTGGACGACCGACCCGGCGAGTACGACACTGACTACCATCCCTCGAGTCCCGTCACCGACCCTGACGACGCCGACACGCACGCCGAAACCGTCGACGAGGAGTAG
- the epsC gene encoding serine O-acetyltransferase EpsC, which yields MKYEYAGDVHSELVESYRADESPFPTDSSRTYPRREFLREEPPLLKQLLFPRCWNATELLDDPDATHSRLTELGRCVQTGITAYSDHDEAAVTELVDGTLDQLPAIRRTLKKDVEAAYKGDPAAKSYCEIIRSYPGFHAILTHRVAYVLYESDVFAYARELSEYARTETGIDIHPGADIGEYFFVDHGSGVVIGETATVGDWARIYQNVTLGTLHFEEEEEGEDHMLAKDYNRHPDIGDHVVIGAGSNVLGTVEIGDHVSIGANSWVTEDVPDDTSVFVADHPKQKRKSNR from the coding sequence ATGAAATACGAGTACGCAGGCGACGTCCACAGCGAGCTTGTCGAGTCGTATCGAGCAGACGAATCCCCGTTTCCAACGGATTCATCACGGACGTATCCGCGCCGCGAGTTCCTGCGTGAGGAACCCCCCCTTCTCAAACAGCTCCTGTTTCCCAGATGCTGGAACGCGACGGAGTTGCTGGACGATCCCGATGCAACCCACAGTCGGCTGACTGAGCTGGGTCGCTGCGTGCAGACGGGCATCACCGCCTATTCGGATCACGACGAAGCGGCCGTGACGGAGCTGGTCGACGGGACGCTTGACCAGTTGCCGGCGATTCGACGCACCCTCAAAAAAGACGTCGAGGCCGCGTACAAGGGCGACCCCGCAGCAAAGAGCTACTGTGAGATCATCCGGTCGTATCCCGGGTTTCACGCGATCCTGACCCATCGTGTTGCGTATGTCCTCTACGAATCGGACGTCTTCGCCTACGCCCGGGAACTCTCCGAGTACGCGAGAACCGAGACCGGGATCGATATCCACCCGGGTGCTGATATCGGCGAGTACTTTTTCGTCGATCACGGGTCGGGCGTCGTCATCGGTGAGACCGCGACGGTCGGTGACTGGGCCCGAATCTATCAGAACGTCACGCTGGGTACGCTCCACTTCGAGGAAGAAGAGGAGGGCGAAGACCACATGCTTGCAAAAGACTACAATCGCCATCCCGACATCGGCGACCACGTCGTTATCGGTGCCGGAAGCAACGTGCTCGGGACGGTCGAAATCGGCGATCACGTGAGTATCGGTGCGAACTCCTGGGTGACCGAGGACGTTCCGGACGATACGAGCGTGTTTGTAGCCGATCATCCCAAACAAAAGCGGAAATCGAACAGGTGA